GAAGCAAAATAAAGGCCCCTTGCTCCAGAGGAGCAACGATTCCGGCTGTAAATTCGCCGATGCTTTGCTGGCATAAATCGGTCACCGATCGCAGCAGGCGATTTTTTCCAAGATCCGTTTCCATTTCTTCTATCAGCATATAATTCGCAACTTGCAGTGCGGCAACGACAAGCCGAGGATTCGCACCTACATTGCTTGAAAAATAATGGCTGAGGTGAAGGAGTGTCGTCTCCCTGTTCTCGTCAATCCCCATTAGCAAGTCGCGCAGATCGTTCCGAATAGCTGAGAGCCGGATCACATTCCAACTGGCCGTACGGCGGGATTCTTCGCTCTTGATCAACTCCTCTTCCGTAATGGCGCCGGCTACCCGCAGCAGCACTTCGATGAGGCGGTCAGCATTCATCCGATGCTTGAGCAAATAATCGACAGCACCGTTCTTAAGCGTTTCCCGGACATAGTCGTAATTGTCATGACTGCTCAGCACGATGATTTTGATCTCCGGGTGCGAGCGCGCGATCTCTTTACATAATTGAACGCCGTCCATCCCGGGCATATGAATATCCAAAATGATGATATGAGGCTGCCGCTCGCGGATAAGTTCCAACGCGGCCAGGCCATTTGCAGCTTCCCCGCATATGGCGAATCCGTTTCTCTCCCAGTCGAGCAAAGTTCGTAAATCATTCCTGACCAGCAGCTCGTCGTCGACGATCATCACGTTGTACATGGTCGTCCTCGTCCCCTTTCGAAAGCGGCAGCGTCAATTCCATGACGGTAAATAAATCGGGCTGGCTAAAAATTTCAATTCCATACGATTCTCCGTACACCATTCGTATCCGTTCATGTACGTTATGAATGCCTATGCCGCTGAAGCTTCCGCTTTTCGCCGGCCCTCCCTTTTTCTGAAGCAGCTTTTCGATTTGCTCTTCGTGCATTCCCTTCCCGTTATCCCTAACCTCCAGCTTCATCAGAGAGCCTTCCCTAAACACGCGGACAGATACGATACCTCCCTGCTGCATGTGACCGATTCCGTGCAGCAGCGCATTTTCGACGATCGGCTGCAAAATAAACTTTAAAATTTTGCAATTCAAAATTTCGGGCTCTGCCTGAATACTATACGAGAACTCATTCATATATTTATAAGTTTGTATCGTCATATAGCTGCGCACATAGTCCAATTCTTCGCGAAGCGTTACAAATTCCTTCGTGTTGCCGAGAACGCCGCGCAGCAAATCGATCAACGACGCCGTTACCTCGGAAATATTGTCCGCTTGGCGAATGTTGGCCATGTATTTGATCGTATTAAGCGTATTATAAAGAAAATGCGGACGAATTTGCGCTTGCAGGGCTGCAAGCTCCGCATCCCGTTTTTGCTTCTCTTGAAGCTTGTTGTCTTCGATTAATTGCTTCAGCTGCAGGATCATGCTTTCAAATACTTCCTTCAGCTCGCCGACTTCGTCCTGTGAGGTAATTTTGGAAGGTATCAATAAATTTCCTTTCTTCACCCATAACATCGTGTTGCGAAGTCTTTTCAAGTTTTTTGTGATTTGAGAAGATAACGCAATGGAGACTAACAGAACAATAATAAAAATGAGGAGCACACCTTCAATAATTTGATTACGGAGCTTTGCCACGCCTTGTATCAAATTATGTTCGGGAATCGTCGCAATCGTAGTCCAGCCGGTGGTGATCGAGTTGTAGCTGACAATCAAGTTTAATTCCTTCTGCAGTATTTTTTCTTCGAGATAACTTGACGTAAGCGCTTTTTGATAAATAGATTCTAAAAAAGTCCCATTTACATTATCGTATGGAAAACTGGAAGACGAGTTATAGATGAATTGACCGTTCGAATCGATTACATAAACGAAGCCGCCTTGCGATGTTTTAATATCATAGGCATGTTCGATTACGTTATAATCGATATCGATCATTACTACCCCAATCACCTGCCGATTGTAACGAATCGATCTTCCAAAAGTGATGGTATCCGCCTGACCTGTCTCGCCGGCTGTTTGCTTGATCAGCACCTTCTGGCCGTCA
The window above is part of the Paenibacillus hamazuiensis genome. Proteins encoded here:
- a CDS encoding cache domain-containing sensor histidine kinase, with translation MYQNFIDNLKQNTKGYVLDSLRHADKNLNVFFEDVDHIGSVIVTNKPNVIDELLSPNYEVSYDWFLERKRTEDFLQSLIAYKSFIKRIAVVGENGKIVYTGTPYMDKSLLNRPLIDKIINADGQKVLIKQTAGETGQADTITFGRSIRYNRQVIGVVMIDIDYNVIEHAYDIKTSQGGFVYVIDSNGQFIYNSSSSFPYDNVNGTFLESIYQKALTSSYLEEKILQKELNLIVSYNSITTGWTTIATIPEHNLIQGVAKLRNQIIEGVLLIFIIVLLVSIALSSQITKNLKRLRNTMLWVKKGNLLIPSKITSQDEVGELKEVFESMILQLKQLIEDNKLQEKQKRDAELAALQAQIRPHFLYNTLNTIKYMANIRQADNISEVTASLIDLLRGVLGNTKEFVTLREELDYVRSYMTIQTYKYMNEFSYSIQAEPEILNCKILKFILQPIVENALLHGIGHMQQGGIVSVRVFREGSLMKLEVRDNGKGMHEEQIEKLLQKKGGPAKSGSFSGIGIHNVHERIRMVYGESYGIEIFSQPDLFTVMELTLPLSKGDEDDHVQRDDRRRRAAGQE